The Cuculus canorus isolate bCucCan1 chromosome 3, bCucCan1.pri, whole genome shotgun sequence DNA window ACCTGTATTGTGTATGTAGACACTGTCTATTGTatagtgaaatattaaaaaggtATTGGAGAATGGTGTTCTCTTTTACTGCCTGTTTTatgccagagcagagagggaagcaCTGCTAAGTGCTTGAGACCACATTTTTTGGGGATACAGTCAATAGCTTGTTGTGGACAGGTAGGAAGACTTTTCCCACTAGCTAATACATGGGGACAgaagtggaaaatgaaaagggaaatttcATATAACATTGTTTTAAAGAGCCACTGAATCGCACAtgtaaattttaagaaaaagaggGTTTCAGGGTCCCACTAGGAGAGAGCATTCTGAAGTACAGGAGGGGCTCACGATCCCTCTTGATTCAGTAGTCTTAGCTTTTCACGCTTTGTTCAAAACTTAGTCTAGGTCCAGGCGTGATGTTAGCACCTCATTCAGACATAATTGATCTGACTAAATAATCTGCATACTGCTAATAAAGGAAGTTCACCTAGGACAGTGTGATGTAGCGCATGCAAACTGAGTATTTTTGCAAGACTGTTTAGGGTTTTGCAACCTGTGCTGAGATTTTTGGACTGCTGCTGTGACGCTGTCTATACTGTCACATTACGAAATTCAAAGATCTGAGCTGCAGGTATGTGTTTTGATTTCGGTGTAAATATACCTGATGGCTTTTAGATGTTGTTATCTCTTCATACAGTGTTCAAGTTTGAGCTTACATAGCTGTAAAGGTAGCTTATGgtgtatttctgttctgaaagtATGCTATCTACAATATGACTCAATGCATGGTTTACGtagtttctctccttttctaaGAAGATTTAAAGGGATTTGGCTTATTAGGATAACATGTCATAAATCCACTTGAAATCACTGCAGTAAATTCACATTGAATTCATTACTTAGAAGAAATTGTGTATCTCTTTTTCAAATTCAGTCCTGATTCTTCTACTTCAAGACGTGAATATCGAGTTGGACAATATGTAGTAGACCTTGTTTCATTTGAGCAGTTGGTTCTGCCTATGCTGAGAAATGTGagtattttttgaaagctgctgaaaaatGGATGCTTTATGATAACCATTGTTATTGATAGGatcttctatttttatatattactAGTTTGATATTAATAAATAGCctatttctttggttttgctgatTCTGATTGACTTAAAGAACAGGAAGCTGGAAGGGCAAATCTGTCTCATTCTCTTGTACTTATTGTAGTGTTTGAGAGATCACAGTCCTCCCTTCTCATCTTTGCTCTGACATGGTCCTATAAGCAGCCCTTCCTTGGCCTGAGAGATAGCCGATAAgaagtttcatagaatcactaggttggaaaggacccactggatcgtcgagtccaaccattccccaaaccatgcccctcagcacctcatccacctgtcccttaaacacctccagggcaggtgactcaaccgcctccctgggcagcctattccagtgccagcgaccctttctgtgaaaaattttttcctgttgtccagcttgaacctcccctggcggagcttgaggccattccctcttgtcctgtgccctgtcacttgggagaagaggccagctccctcctctccacaacctcctttcaggtagttgtagagagtaataaggtttcccctcagcttcctccaggctaaacaactccagctctctcagctgttcctcataagacttgttctccagccccctcaccagcttcattgctcttctctggacacactccagagcctcaacatccttcttgtggtgaggggcccagaactgaatacagtactcaaggtgcggtctcaccagtgctgagtacagagggagaatcacctccctggacctgttggtcacactgtttctgatacaagccaagatgccattggccttcttggccacctgggcacactgctggctcatgttcagtcggctgtcaaccattacccccgggtccttctcctccagacagctttctagccagacttctcctagtctgtagcactgcatagggttgttgtgccccaagtgcaggacccggcacatggccttgttaaacctcatgctgtTGGTCTgagcccagcggtccagcctgttcagatccctttgcagagcctccctaccctcccacccagcttagtgtcatctgcaaacttgctgagggtgcactcaatgccttcatccaggtcattgataaaaagacattgaacagggctggacccagtaccgagccctggggaaccccacttgtaactggcttccagctggagttaactccactTAGCATCgctctctgggcccggccatccaaccagttttcaacccaggagagtgtgcgcctgtccaggccagagggtgacagtttctgaagcagaattctgtgagaaactgtgtcaaaggctttactgaagtccaagaagactacatccacagcctttctctcacCCAGTAGctgagtcactttgtcatagaaggcgatcaggttagtttggcaagacctgcttttcgtgaacccgtgttgactgggcaAGCACGGGtatcaaaacactctctaacatagagggctaccctgcctcctctcctgcccttcctgtcccatctgaagagtttatacaccccccatggctgcactccagttataagagtcatcccaccacgtttccgtAGTCGCCCTACAACAGCTttcaactcctccttcttattgcccatgctgcgtgcattggtgtaaatgcacttcagctgggctggtgaACCTTCAGctctcataaagggaatagagttcattcccaattggCTGGTTCTTGGAATAACTAAcgccacagtgccagtttcatccttactgttCCCAGGTGTAATCGCCCCtacttgctctgtggtggtgtactggcggtcctctccagcacgccatctcagtcactggagtcccacttcctATGCCACTGTCTTGCAtattgaaaagcaaacaaaatgtatGAGTGGCTTACCTCACTGAACTGGCTGGAGTAATttggtgcaaaaaaaaaaaaagccttttgctgCTATTCCTCTTTAcagtcttgtttgttttttttacctactttctgtgattttcatctccttccagtaaaagcatttgtttcttaaatCCAGTGGTTATTTTGATTACCACTGTAAAAGTACTTGGAGACTGGTAGGTTTTAACTGATAATAGCAGCCTGATAATTTGGGATTTAGCCTGCTGCACAAGGAAAGCTGTGACTGTGACAAGACTTTCCATGCAGTCTTTTTCTTATCCTTCTGACATTCTGTTACAACAGCGCAAGCGATATTATGAttatctctcttttcccttcctttctctctcactcCAACCTTTCCCCTTTCCAAAATTAGTGAACTTGGAATCATTTTACTGCTGCAGTAATATGAAGTCCAGGAGAGACCTTGCTAGAAGGATGTTAGCACTTTTGAATTTTTCTGATTGTTGTATAGCTTTCTGCAAGTACAAGACAgtgaagagaagaggaaaaggggcCAGCAGGGTCGGACAGTGCATGACCCTATTCTCACTGAAAGCACTGTTAATCAATTTTGTGGGAATGTGGTCGTGTATGTAGGTGGCACAAaatgggagaggagcagagtgaGGAAGTTAAGAGAACTGAAACAAGAAGAGACAAATGAAGAATGAGGGCAGGAGAGTCATGGCCTTGTTTGATGATAGAGCAGCATGGAGCAGGCATGTGCCCATATAGTCTTGGGGGACAGCTTCAGCTCTTAAAGCTTGGATCTCATTCACTCCAGTAAGAACAGGGGTAGATCCTACAATGGACGGTCTGTCTGGTTCTGGAACATTTACCAGGCAGGACTGAgcattttttcaaagcaaaatgcacTGTCTCTCGATGTATGACCTAATGACTAGTACTGGCTTTTTTAGCTCACTGATCTATGAAAAGATTTTACATAAAACAGCTACTCAGCGGGGAattagcttgaaaaaaaatcatgatgcATGCTATGAAGCTCTTCTACTTTCCCAGAAGCAAATACTTTGCCTTCACAAGGGAAAAcatttcaattctttttttttttaaggttcaGTATAATGTGGCTGGTATTTGTATATATTCATGTATCTACAGTGATATTTTGACTTGAGATTATTTCTTCCTCACTTCAATAAAGAATGGAGTACAATTCTCAGATACTTTCGCTAAGAGAGGGTAGGCAGTgcattttttctcttgaataGTTCCTCAGCTTTCCAAGTTGCCTTTCCCTCAGTGGCAATCATCCATGTTCTCTCCTAGACTTCCCTGCAGCTCACACCAGTTTACAGCACAGTGCTGTTTGGCACAGTATTCACTTagtgaaaaatgcaaacaaacaagaaatgtGATGAATTGTTAGTGTGGTGCCCATCCTACAATCCAGGCGGATGGCTAGAACTACAGAATAAGCTATATATCAAGAAAGGAATTGAAGATGACTGTTCTGATGTGAGAGGGGCTTGGAAATGGCTTGGTTGTTGTCAAGATAGCTTTGAAGAAAGCTCATTGTTATTCTGAGTGAAATGCTAGCTTTGACTCTCCTTTGTCTCAGCGACAAGAGGAGAAACTTCCAAATCTACATTTAAtgcagtcctttttttttttttaatatttgtgttGTGTGGATATTGATTTGTTCTAAATGCATAATTTGATAAGAAGAGTGAAgtttagaaaaatgtttgaaaggTGTCCCTCATTGAATGAGAGCCGCTAGTATGCAAAGTGCAGTTCTTAGTTGTCAAATAGGTCGTGTGGGACCCTTGTGAGAATTCTGCTTTGAAGGAAAGATGGTATGATGGATATTTCTTGTTGTAGTTGGTATTTATGCTGTATGTATGTTTTCGTCTTTCGAAAAATCCATGCTGAACTAGAAATCATAGTTTTATAAGTCTGTCATTTACCAGCAGGAGCCTTGCCTCTTCCACTATACCCAGTACTACAATTGGATTGATTTCTTTTGAGGgtatttcttttattagcaTAGAAGTTATTTCTGTTGCTTGTTCTAAGTTCTTTGTTGTTTACAGTCTCTTGATGCTCTTTTCCACAGGTAAACCATGGCAGtgatgcagacagaaaaattttTGTCATAGATGAGATTGGTAAAATGGAACTCTTCAGCCAGGCTTTTATTCAAGCTGTTCGTCAAACGCTGACTGGCTCAGGAACTGTGCTGCTTGGAACTATTCCAATACCTAAGGGAAAGCCACTGGATCTTGTTGAAGAAATAAGAAGTAGGAAAGATGTTAAAGTGTTCAATGTGAGTAATATTAAATATCCTCAAAGAGCCTTCTGTTCTAGGTTGCTGGTTTGTTACTACCAATTCTTAACTGTTGGTAGCTTGTATGAAATAAGTTTTTTAGTTTCCATTTTATTCTTAATGGGCAGGTGttcactttattaaaaaagaatcataTTTGGCACTTGCTGTAGCAGTCTCATACAGCTGGCTTTGCTTGTGAGGGGCTGTAGAAGGAATGATATAGTTgttttaaaaggttttcttgCTGTAGTATTATTGCTGTATAAGTATTCATTATTCCCAAGGGTTAAATCTTTCAAAGTACAGtcagatttattatttttttcctctagactGGCTTGCAGAAATATGACCAGTAATcatattctagaaaaaaaaggcagcagtaGAGTTTGCAGAAACGATTTCTAGAAGGAAGACATTTGTAAATGGAGTGTACTCACTCAGGAGTCAGGCAACCAATTTGGGAATTCGTTGTGTTATTTTTGCAGACATAATTTTTAGAATATTAGGGCCCCAAAGTGCATTTCTGATCGGTTGCAGAGAGGTTCTCAAAAATTTCCCACAGAAAAAGCTCTTTGCAGGAGTACATCTCTAAAGTGTCCTGGATGCTTcatgaaaacaaactaaatgCATTCCCCGTTCCTTTGATTTATTTATCTTCTCAGCGTGTACTATTTGTAGTAGAGAATAAAGCTATATATCTAAAACTGAACTTGCATCTCTCTGAATTATAAGTTCAGTAAGTGAGACTTGCATATTCTGGTTTACTAGCAGGGCTAATATGCTGTAGAACATGCACTGTTGCAGCCTGTTCTTTGTCAGATGCACACGagaatgctttgttttcttccaagtgaatcaggaaggaaaaatcaaCTTTATACTTAATGATTGTAATTACTACAGAGAAGGCAAATCCTTCATCTTCTTTATTCCTCTTCAAAGTGAGATTAATAAAACTGCAGTGCTCAGAAAAGTTGCTGGAGAGCTTTCTCTTAGTTGCCAGTCCCATCATTGTCTTTAGTTTCAtagtcttttttgtttttaattaaatgcctttttaatttaGTACTAAAGCAATCCTAGGAGCAAAGATGAGAGAAGATTCCTTTGCTTACTTAAGCATTCAACTCCTACTGTTCCTTTCAGAGATGAAACCCCAGGTTTCCCACAGACAAGCTGATGTGTGTTAGTTGTCAGGC harbors:
- the NTPCR gene encoding cancer-related nucleoside-triphosphatase, which translates into the protein MSRHVFLTGPPGVGKTTLIQKVTQALKSSGSPIDGFYTEEIRERGRRIGFDVVTLSGMRGPLSRVSPDSSTSRREYRVGQYVVDLVSFEQLVLPMLRNVNHGSDADRKIFVIDEIGKMELFSQAFIQAVRQTLTGSGTVLLGTIPIPKGKPLDLVEEIRSRKDVKVFNVSKENRNSILQDILAAVESCRK